Proteins encoded together in one Triticum dicoccoides isolate Atlit2015 ecotype Zavitan chromosome 7B, WEW_v2.0, whole genome shotgun sequence window:
- the LOC119335868 gene encoding E3 ubiquitin-protein ligase Os04g0590900-like has protein sequence MARWPPGFPGFPLPPPTWPYRSSMPPPPPPSGGSSQGRTVAGTFGGLVACLLVGLAVCSLCKRRRNSRARAAAAPAQSVAAADRAQNLTESGGVRVDVRQLHRACAVSPTAGLPAFTYSLSVKHNVSGGGEEAATCSVCLGAMQVGETVRLLPACLHLYHAECIDPWLDAHSTCPLCRSDTDPSAV, from the coding sequence ATGGCTCGGTGGCCGCCGGGCTTCCCCGGCTTTCCCCTCCCTCCACCGACGTGGCCATACCGTTCttccatgccgccgccgccgccaccgtccggCGGTTCGTCTCAAGGCAGGACCGTCGCCGGCACCTTCGGCGGCCTCGTCGCCTGCTTGCTCGTTGGCCTCGCCGTGTGCAGCCTCTGCAAGAGGCGTCGCAACAGCCGCGCCCGCGCCGCGGCCGCTCCGGCGCAGAGCGTGGCCGCAGCCGATCGGGCGCAGAACCTGACGGAGAGCGGCGGCGTGCGCGTCGACGTGCGGCAGCTTCACCGGGCCTGCGCCGTCAGCCCGACGGCCGGGCTCCCGGCGTTCACGTACAGCCTGTCGGTGAAGCACAACGTGAGTggcggaggggaggaggcggcgacgTGCTCGGTGTGCCTCGGCGCGATGCAGGTCGGCGAGACGGTGCGGCTGCTGCCGGCGTGCCTGCACCTGTACCACGCGGAGTGCATCGACCCGTGGCTGGACGCGCACTCGACGTGCCCGCTCTGCCGCTCCGACACCGACCCGTCCGCTGTATAG
- the LOC119335672 gene encoding RING-H2 finger protein ATL39-like yields MHFAMSPDSLLHFYAAAAAVTAAFGLFSLYRHLVRRRRHNPGMEAPDGDSEERRPLAVTTVASSLLPPFMYNRLVRHSGKGDGAGSTECAVCLGAIRVGAMAKLLPACAHVYHVECIDLWLASHSTCPLCRRRVGDDRPAQDLACLSPA; encoded by the coding sequence ATGCATTTCGCCATGTCGCCCGACAGCCTCCTCCACTTCTACGCCGCCGCGGCGGCCGTCACCGCCGCCTTCGGCCTCTTCTCGCTGTACAGGCACCTCGTGCGCCGCCGGCGGCACAACCCCGGCATGGAGGCTCCGGACGGGGATTCCGAGGAGCGCCGGCCGCTCGCGGTGACTACGGTGGCGTCGAGCCTTCTCCCGCCCTTCATGTACAACCGGCTCGTCCGGCACAGCGGCAAGGGCGACGGCGCGGGCTCGACGGAGTGCGCGGTCTGCCTCGGCGCCATCCGGGTAGGCGCCATGGCGAAGCTGCTGCCGGCGTGCGCCCACGTGTACCACGTCGAGTGCATCGACCTGTGGCTGGCCTCGCACTCGACGTGCCCTCTCTGCCGGCGCAGGGTCGGCGATGATCGCCCGGCTCAGGACCTTGCCTGTCTTTCACCTGCATAG
- the LOC119338982 gene encoding protein GFS12-like encodes MACSPGTGEMCPECLERRIRSDLAGSGLSFVHGVSDSPLPFASSAVVQMASDGPGQCIGSQKTCGYFVLVVLHGGKTYVDTKKCENNPLEQSLIFKDDNHCAVQADSSPGIEYIGDPESSSGSNNQQLIVNIITKLTPVYYLGRVSTTEIRDLMASYMNLSIEQDVINSLNLLCENTISGSAGLGFLSFVGFSAFDDIHPSGLVRHPNILPVLGVVESSDCCYMFQPKAPYTLENIMHYSPEALCSDWHIRFFIYQIISALAYLHDFGVHHGNLKPSTILMSDSLWPYLSISDISHVKQNRGFGGPEGSTHNSCCAHEDCSSRSIFASFNLPSSLDWSSHFKRWWTGELSNYEYLIVLNKLAGRRWGDPAFHPVMPWVIDFTVRPDESSDIGWRDLTKSKWRLAKGDEQLDFTYSSSDVPYHVSDECLSELAVCSYKARRLSKTILRSAVRSVYEPNEYPSSMQRLYQWTPDECIPEFYSDPWIFVSLHSEMSNLALPSWVTSSEEFICLHRDALESDRVSQQLHHWIDITFGYKLAGEASVEAKNVMLPPSDPSRPKSIGRRQLFTKPHPKRLISTPHSAYHNKVESCARCQGKGSNSTTDVLLDECNPPNMFSQVDYLEEFEQATLFMELQHHLNPIYSYSNTAACCLSVKYPKSQFSDQEVLQPNSVLSVVPDFDFGSYLECFESDDSSSIGYQELLRWKQRSCSVIEHHANDIFSIGCMLAEIYLHRPLFDASLLAAYKETGMLPGALHELPVHVGLLVESCIQRQWKRRPCSKHLLESPYFPPSVRSAYMFLAPLQLLCTSGDRLKYVTKLASEGTLKAMGEFAAEVCAPYCLPFVSSSRSDVDTESCLRLLKEFLKCLSVKAAKKLILPIIQKILQAPEYSHLKVSLLQDSFVRELWKKLGKRTYIEKVHPLVIANLHNSPNKITASSASIVLIGSSEELGIPITVHQTVLPLIHSFGKGLCADGIETLVRIGGLLGESFIVKQILPLLRNVILFCIDSSKVTKPEPQQSWNSFALIDGLSALEGLVSVLPVKAVLRELLQQACNSLFIDISRDQKLHLWKSDSAEISFSSLVSAICSSGSNKPRNGSLVASSSWIAAGLSSGYCRLLDERSGKIIAVWRAHDGHITKLASPEDHLIASSSLDKTLRIWDLRRNLSVQSNVFRSHSDGIFDFSVWGQDLVSVSRNKIALTSLSRPTSEIGNQQLVLQNLYSSDRGVKYKNMSVLSAISVLPLSRLFVVGTEDGFLKICH; translated from the exons ATGGCTTGCTCGCCGGGAACGGGGGAGATGTGCCCGGAGTGCCTGGAGCGGCGCATCCGATCCGACCTCGCTGGTTCCGGACTCTCCTTCGTCCACGGCGTCTCCGACTCCCCGCTCCCCTTCGCCTCCTCCGCTGTCGTCCAG ATGGCATCTGACGGACCCGGCCAATGTATTGGGAG CCAGAAGACCTGTGGTTATTTTGTGTTGGTGGTACTACATGGTGGTAAGACATATGTGGATACAAAAAAATG TGAAAACAACCCATTAGAGCAATCACTCATATTTAAAGATGATAATCATTGTGCTGTGCAAGCAGATTCCTCTCCTGGTATTGAATATATTGGAGATCCTGAAAGTTCTTCCGGCTCGAATAATCAACAACTTATTGTAAACATAATCACCAAGTTAACTCCTGTTTACTATCTGGGCAGAGTCTCCACTACAGAAATTAGAGATCTTATGGCAAGTTATATGAATTTATCCATTGAACAGGATGTGATTAATTCACTAAATCTGTTGTGTGAAAACACCATTAGTGGATCAGCTGGTTTGGGTTTTCTCAGCTTTGTTGGGTTTTCAGCATTCGATGATATACATCCTTCTGGGCTTGTGAGACACCCCAACATCTTACCTGTGTTAGGTGTTGTAGAATCATCTGATTGTTGCTACATGTTTCAACCAAAGGCTCCATACACTTTGGAGAACATCATGCACTACAGTCCAGAGGCATTGTGCTCAGATTGGCACATCAGATTTTTCATCTACCAAATAATATCTGCATTGGCATATCTTCATGATTTTGGAGTTCATCACGGCAATCTGAAACCATCAACCATCTTGATGTCAGATTCTCTATGGCCTTATCTCAGCATAAGTGATATATCTCATGTTAAACAGAACCGGGGTTTTGGGGGACCTGAAGGTTCAACACATAACTCATGCTGTGCTCATGAGGATTGTTCTTCAAGATCCATTTTTGCTAGTTTTAATCTTCCATCATCCTTAGATTGGTCTTCTCACTTCAAACGATGGTGGACTGGGGAGTTGAGCAATTATGAGTACCTTATTGTCTTGAACAAGTTAGCTGGTAGGAGATGGGGTGATCCAGCTTTTCATCCAGTGATGCCTTGGGTAATAGATTTCACAGTGAGGCCTGACGAAAGTTCTGACATTGGCTGGAGAGACCTCACCAAAAGTAAATGGCGGTTGGCGAAGGGCGATGAACAATTGGATTTTACTTACTCATCATCTGATGTTCCATATCATGTTTCTGATGAGTGTCTCTCAGAGCTAGCAGTTTGCAGTTACAAAGCAAGAAGACTATCAAAGACCATCTTGAGGTCAGCTGTCCGCTCTGTCTACGAGCCCAACGAATACCCGTCTAGTATGCAAAGGCTTTATCAATGGACTCCAGATGAATGCATCCCAGAGTTCTATAGCGATCCTTGGATTTTTGTCTCTCTTCATTCTGAAATGAGTAATTTGGCTTTGCCTTCCTGGGTGACCTCTTCAGAGGAATTCATTTGTCTTCACAGGGATGCCTTAGAGAGTGACCGAGTTTCACAACAACTGCATCATTGGATTGATATAACCTTTGGCTATAAACTTGCTGGGGAGGCATCTGTTGAAGCTAAGAATGTCATGTTGCCTCCCAGTGATCCATCAAGGCCTAAATCAATTGGGCGAAGGCAACTTTTTACAAAGCCACATCCTAAGCGTCTTATTAGCACACCTCACTCAGCCTACCACAATAAAGTGGAATCTTGTGCAAGATGCCAAGGAAAAGGAAGTAACTCAACTACTGATGTATTATTAGATGAATGTAATCCCCCAAATATGTTTTCACAAGTTGACTATTTGGAAGAGTTTGAACAAGCAACATTATTTATGGAGCTTCAACATCATCTGAATCCAATATACAGTTACTCTAACACTGCTGCTTGTTGCTTGTCAGTCAAATATCCCAAGAGCCAATTTTCAGATCAGGAGGTATTGCAACCTAATAGTGTATTATCAGTGGTGCCTGATTTTGATTTTGGCTCCTATCTTGAATGCTTTGAGTCTGATGATAGTTCTTCTATTGGTTATCAAGAGCTGTTGCGCTGGAAGCAAAGGTCTTGTTCTGTTATTGAGCATCATGCAAATGATATATTTTCAATAGGATGCATGTTAGCAGAAATCTATCTGCACAGACCACTTTTTGATGCTTCCTTGCTAGCTGCATATAAAGAAACTGGTATGCTGCCAGGAGCACTCCATGAATTGCCTGTTCATGTCGGTTTGCTTGTTGAGTCATGCATCCAAAGGCAATGGAAAAG GAGGCCGTGTTCAAAGCATCTTCTGGAGTCACCATATTTTCCTCCATCAGTTCGATCCGCATATATGTTTCTGGCTCCACTTCAACTTCTGTGTACATCTGGAGACCGCCTgaagtatgttactaagcttgcaaGTGAAGGGACACTCAAAGCCATGGGAGAATTTGCTGCTGAAGTGTGTGCACCTTACTGCCTACCTTTTGTTTCATCATCTCGGTCGGATGTTGACACCGAGTCTTGCTTGCGTCTGCTTAAAGAGTTTTTGAAGTGCTTGAGTGTCAAAGCAGCTAAGAAACTTATTCTGCCCATCATTCAGAAAATCTTACAG GCACCAGAATATTCACATCTGAAGGTTTCTCTCCTTCAAGATTCTTTTGTCCGAGAGTTATGGAAAAAATTGGGAAAACGAACTTATATTGAGAAGGTGCATCCCTTGGTCATAGCAAACTTACACAATTCACCTAACAAGATCACTGCATCTTCTGCATCCATTGTTTTAATTGGTTCAAGTGAGGAACTAGGAATACCAATAACTGTTCATCAG ACAGTTTTACCACTAATCCACTCTTTCGGCAAAGGTTTATGTGCTGATGGGATTGAAACTTTGGTCAGGATAG GTGGACTTCTTGGGGAAAGTTTTATTGTCAAGCAAATTCTCCCATTGCTGAGGAATGTTATACTTTTTTGTATCGACTCCTCCAAGGTGACTAAGCCAGAACCACAGCAGAGTTGGAACTCTTTTGCTCTGATTGATGGCTTATCTGCGTTGGAAGGCCTTGTATCAGTTCTTCCAGTTAAGGCAGTTCTCAGGGAGCTTCTCCAG CAAGCCTGCAACTCACT ATTTATTGATATCTCTCGGGATCAGAAGCTGCATTTATGGAAGAGTGATTCGGCTGAAATCTCCTTCTCATCACTCGTGTCAGCTATTTGCTCGTCTGGCTCAAACAAGCCGAGGAATGGAAGCCTAGTGGCTTCATCATCCTGGATTGCAGCAGGTCTAAGCTCTGGTTATTGTCGATTACTTGATGAGCGTAGTGGAAAAATCATTGCAGTTTGGCGAGCACATGATGGTCACATTACGAAG TTGGCATCACCAGAGGACCACTTGATTGCTTCTAGCTCCCTTGACAAGACACTTCGAATTTGGGATCTAAGAAG GAACCTATCAGTCCAGTCAAACGTTTTCAGAAGCCATTCAGATGGCATCTTTGACTTCTCTGTTTGGGGTCAAGACCTGGTTTCAGTGTCAAGAAACAAAATTGCACTTACTTCCCTATCGAGACCAACAAGTGAG ATCGGAAATCAGCAGCTCGTACTTCAGAACTTATATTCGTCTGACAGAGGAGTTAAATATAAAAACATGTCTGTTCTTTCGGCTATTTCTGTGCTTCCTTTGTCAAGATTGTTTGTCGTTGGAACAGAAGATGGTTTTCTCAAAATCTGCCACTAG